The DNA region AGAAGGGAACGAGAAAAGAATCAAGGGGCAAAAGCTACAGATTCAAAACAGCCCTGCTGCTAAATAACAGGAAAATTTCCAGCCCAACACCATATGGTTCCCCATGTAAAGCAATTTCTTGCTCTTTCATCGACATAACCTTGCAGCAACTTCAGGGACCAAAGCACGCATTAAATTAGTGTCATAAAAAAAGGGACATGTGGCAAAAAGGAAACCAGGGAGTTAGTCATGGGAATGGAAGAGAGGGAGTGAGGGGGAGTGAGGAGAAGGCATTTCAGACTTGTTGCGTCTGATTCGGCCTTCAAAGCTTGGGCTCTTAGTTATGGggattaaattataatttcctAAATTTCTTGTTATTTTCTTGTATTTATTGTTCTTGTCATTGTTGAGATCCCACACTGATTAAAGATATGGTTTAAGTAAAGCTTATAAAATAAATGCTTGACAATCTGCACctcatgagctaacttttttAGGTAATGTTAGACCTAGCCCAAATTCAAGATGATATCAAAGTCTATTCTAGGTCTGGTATTGGGCCACTCACTGCTGTTAAAAAAAGTAGCCCAAATTCACACTTTCAGTTATGATTCATAATTCATGAATCCTCCCATGCCCCTAAAGAATCGTTACTTTTGGGCAATAATGTATTTGTACTGAGCAATGATTTGTTGCAGCTGATCTTTGTTCATGTGGAAATGGATAATGAAGATGTTGGAAAGCCTGTTGCAGATTATTTTGGTATCACTGGGAATGCTCCCAAAGTAATTTCCTCCCTTCacttaatttcatttttgtcGAAGAGGGTTTGTCATTACATCATTTAAATTCAATTCAAAGTCAATAAATTGATGAATGATATTGCCAATGTAGGTAGTTGCTTTCGCAGGAAACAATGATGGCAGTAAATTTTTGTATGATGGAGAGGTCACTGTTGACAAAATTAAGGTACTATTCTCCCTCTTTCTTGTTAATGCTCTGTGCAGTTTGTTACCCTGTGAAGTACTGTTCATTTAGGCGTACAAAATATTGTGGCTTAAACTTATAGTTCTTACTTTTTTCAGGCATTTGGGGAAGATTTTCTTGAAGACAAGCTAAAACCTTTCCTCAAGTCAGATCCAGTTCCTGAAACTGTAAGCCATTTTGTTTTCCAGCTATGTTCTGCTGGCCGGGATTTTCGTATCTAACTTGTTTGCTAACTTGATGACAGAATGATGGTGATGTGAAAATAGTTGTTGGGAATAACTTCGATGATATTGTCTTGGATGAGTCAAAGGATGTTCTTCTTGAGGTACAATTCTAAAACCACCAGTTTCCAAGTCATATTTGCTTGAGCACCTTGTTCTTGTTAATGGTTGATGTAATATTAGATTTATGCTCCCTGGTGTGGCCACTGCCAAGCTCTGGAACCGACATACAACAAGCTTGCAAAACATCTTCACGACATTGAGTCTATTGTAATAGCCAAGATGGACGGAACAACAAATGAGCATCCAAGGGCAAAGGTACACCTAACTAACCTAGATGTTGATAGCATATACAGTATGTGATATGCTCTTGCTATTATCATTGAATTGACATTTGGTCCAAACTTATGCTatgttttcaaatttcaattaagCATTACATCAGAAGCCATTACGGCTACTCAGCAAGTTATGTTTACTTTGCAGGCTGAGGGGTTCCCCACTATCCTCTTCTTCCCAGCAGGAAGCAAGAGTTCTGACCCGGTACGTGAAAATTAAACGACAACTCACAGTTTCTCCATTCATCTATTCTGTATCTGCATATACTATCTGTTTGGATTTAGGTTAGCTAGGGTTAAAAGCATTTTCAATGGAAATCCATGTCTCATAATGATTGATGTAAAGATACCTTTTAGTAAATGTAACTGAAAATCCAAACACATTGTAAGATGATCTAATATGTCTGCGGTTCATTGTGCATGCAGATTGCTGTTGATGTGGATCGTACAGTGGTGGGCTTTTATAAGTTCCTGAAGAAACATGCATCAATCCCATTCCAGCTCCAGAAACCAACCTCAACTTCTAAAACTGAGAGCAAGAGTTCAGATGTCAAGGAGAGTCAGAGTAGCAGCACTGACACGAAGGATGAGTTGTGAGAGTTAAATTACACTTCTATTTATATAGAGATATGACTCAGACAGATGTAACTGTGAATAGGTGCTCAGCACAGAATCTAGCACAATGAGTGAGAGAAAAGCTTTCTGTTTTCCCTCACCCTGTGGCCAAAAGACAAATGGCTAAGGGAAGCGGAGAAACCAGGTAATCTATGTATTAACTTGTTCTACCTACTTCTACAAGTTTGTGTACTAGGAATTTGGGTGAGACTTCAATTTAAAGTAAGGTTGCCACGAAATTTTGCTTTATTAGCACAACAGCCAATTTTAAAATACTGCTTGAGTGTAATTGAAGCTTCTGTTTTTTCTTCCCCCTTCCCCTCCCTGGCTCTGGATGCAGGTGCCCAAGTATATAAAAATCGCTTTCTTTCATACGTACTACATAATAATTAACCATAGTTTAAATCTTGCACATGGGATTTCCGTTTCACATGCACTTTCTTACTTAAAATGAACTTCAAGGAAAATGCACTTGTCCATTTGCATGTGAAAGTTTTGAAGTGCTTGAAAAGTATTCTTTCATGTACTTTTGAAGCAGCACAACATCGAATTGTCTGAGGCATGTTGACACTAATTTTACGGGTTTATCTGCTTAACAAAAAAGGATTTTCCAGAATGAATTAAAATAGGAGCTCCTAGATATGGAATTCGGGTATGTAATGTCCTAAGGATCTAAATTCCTATCCCTGGCTGGGAGTGCATAGAAGAAGAGGAGTAGAAATAAAAAGCAGATGCCAGTCATTTGAAACGTTTTCATTTAATTTGCGGAAAAATCCATATTTCCAGTAGCTACTGTCACTATTGTATTCTGCAACTTCCTAATTCCGGAAGCTAATGGTTCTTAATTACGGTAATGTAAATGTGCCTACCAGAGATAAGAATCCGGCTGTATTTTTTAGCTACGGGACATTAATTTTGGATACTAGCTTCTGGAGTTTCATTTCTAGTGCTTGGAGGTACTTGATAGAAACCTTAGATCACAAAATGATATGTATAATAAATTTTATGCTTATCATTTGTGAAGCTTGTCAAAGCATAATATAAAGGTAAGAACTTGTGATAAGAGAGATAATCAAGTCAAGTTACAAATGTTCAATGACAAGCTACAAATGTTCAATAAATAGTAATGTCATTCCAAacattccaattttttttttctttctaatttcaTATGGTATTGTTATACACTTATAcgtgatgtgataaaaaaattgaGATAGGAACTCGTGCGGTAAGAATCCATATTCATAAATCCATTAAAGTTCAAATCATTTTATtagtaataataaaatattgaatagttttgatcttttaattttatgtGGTGAAAATATTTAAACATTCATTATTCATtctcattttttgttttaacaAAGTATCATTTACATTAGATAATTTTGTTTGAGGGAGAAACTTTCACATTTTCAGTGGACTAGCTCTCCAACCAAATGttgttttatttccttttttttctagtTTCCTTTAGCGGTAATCAGAAAATCAAAACCTAACTCCTTGtctcattatttttttcttcaacctAATAACATGTACTAATTTATTCCCATCTTCTTTTCCTAATTTACTTTCACAATCTTAATAAAGTGCAGGAGTGATGAGTAGCAAGACTTCCTTAATTCTTTTGCATTatcaaatatataaaaaatacaaaatcttATTTGCTTGCAATTAATCAATGCGTCCAAATAGATAGGTTCATGCAACCACGACAAGCTGACAATTGGAGGAGAAGAATATcagaaaatacccatttttcacTCACGAAGCTTCCAATTCCAACAAGTACCAATTTTCCCCTACATCGCACTGCATTTACCACACCTACACACTCTCCACGTGTCACAATGTAACTAGCCCTTGATAAGATTTTCCTTCAATCTCCACCCTTAATTCACACGTTTATCGAGATCACAACCCCTTATAAACCGCACCATCAATCTGTAATCTCTCACTTTTTCAGATCCACTTTGATTTCAAATCAGTTTCCATTCACACACGTTccgttttcttcttcttcttcttcttctttcaccgCCATTTCAAATTTTCAGATCCAACACTGTTTTTCAATTCCGATTCAAATTCAATCTTCTCATCCATCAATGGCGAATCCGAATCAGAATCCTGCAGGATTCTCCGCTGTTCTCGTTCTTCATCTCTTACTCATTTCTTTGCTAGTCAACATCACTCCCTCCGCCGCCGATTCACCGGCTCCGGCGCCGAATTCATTCGCCGGGTTACATTTAACTCCTTCTCCAAACCCCTCCCCTGCCAATTCCCCGGCTCCGGCGGCGCCTCCTCGTCCCGATTCGCCTCCCGCACCTTCTCCTGAGAGCTCTGATTCTCCTTCACCGTCACCGGCGGATGCAAATGATGGCGAAGTCAATCACGCCGGCGATGTGGTCGCGAAATCATCCGGTGGAGGAACGAGTTCCGGCAAGAAGGCGGGGATTGCGGTGGGAGTTATCGTAGGTGTAGGTGCGATTGTAGTGGCAGCGATGGTGTACAAGAAGCGCCGGCAGAATGTGCAGCGATCTCAGTATGGTTATGCAGCAAGGAGAGAACTTCTGTAGAAGCATTGATTTCGATCACAGGTTATATACACTATGCAGAATTCTAGGGTTCTCTCAATTTGATTATTGATTCTTGCTACTCTCTAAATAATCGCgacatttttttttcagatttgAAACTATGATCATTTTATGAATTAGTCTTGCATAGATTGCGGAAACCTATATATTCGTGTCTTGATTTTGGATTACTCTCAAGGGCACTCATTGTGTAgtatttatttgttttaatttcaatttcaatttcagtaTAGTGAGTGCAATTTTGAATTTCCACTTATTATTATTGATTAATTTGTGACATGGTAAGCTAAAATTATAAGCCAGCAAAATTATGCATCAAATTAAAACGAAGGGTTACATATAgaaattataataatattattatgtaCACGTTATTCTCAACTTGGATTATGAGAAATCAAGTAGGTGTTTGTATTTAATAAGTACGTCACCGTTTTTTTTATTCAATCGACGTAATAAGATTTTATTAGTGGGATAGGAAATTGAAACACAATTTAACGACACAAGATCTTTATGTACCAAAAGGAGCAAGATTTTAtcctttaaattttaattacccTCCATAACAGTTGAGGAGTGCAATAGCATGTAAATGGTAAATAgtataattttcaaaaaaatgtaTAGCTTCATTTTTCACAGTATTATTTTGATTGTTTTAGTTAAAAAGTCAGCTGCATGATTGCTTTTGAAGATCAGCTTTTCCACTGTGTTTGGGATGatagagaacaagaagaaagaaaatgatggTCGAGCACCAAAAATGGAAAAACATGGTTGAGACTTGAGAAAATAAGATTTTCCTTTAGAAAAATGCTAAGTTACACGAGACATGAGCACTACTAAACAACACAGTGAATGTAACGTACACCACAAACAACACGTctagtttcttttctttatatttagttgtgtacaaaaaaaaagaaaggaaaagtgtAGATCTTATAAAATTTCTCTCTTCTAAAAGCGAAGAATTAGAAAAGAGGTAAGATATTATAGACAGTTGAAAAGTGATTCAGGACATAATTACCCTTTGTGTTATGGTCATCATACAAATGTACGAGTTTCCAACAATGAGTAAATAAGTGCTAAAGACAACTTCAAAAAACAAAGAATGATAAGTGAACAGATTGGATATTGAACAAAGATGGTGATTTTTAACCCCACAAATATTTGTGGCAGCTAAGAACCGCCACAAGTATGTAGGATGGATGTCGATTTCGGATGTTTAGATATCAGTAGTCTAAAAAACATATTAAGCTTCAAATCCACGATGTAGTTGTGGCAGCTAGAGGTaagggaaaaaaaatcaaattggcAGGATCAATTTTTTGCTACAGTCAGCATCTGATCGAATATAAATCTAAATTTGGTatgtaaaatatattttttcatattaGTTTTTATGCAACCAAATAAAAGAAGATTAATAAcaacttttctttcttctcgTTTTCTCTTCATTCACAAAATCatgtcattttctttcttttcactttttaatttcttttcaacCACTTCTCACGGGCATCcatgtttttctttcttcagtTGACGTTACAGCTGTGATTGGGGTTGTGAATGGAGGTTTGTGATTTGTATTGatttgtttcaatttttcaatGAAGTGAACTATAGAACTACTTGGTCACTATTGAAGGTGAAGCTTCAAACTTATAATCAAGATATCTCAACTAAATCTAACAAGTTGCTAAGCACGTACTTAATCTCCTCAGCACTCAACCATAGCTTTTCAGACAACAATGCATTCACTCTCATGCTATAAAAATAATTGTACTGCTCTAAGAATAGTTGGGTTGAATAGGCTAGTGCACAGACAATACCCACATGTTGATGAAATAAGCATATCTGCATAGAGATAGAGTGCTTTCACAAAGTCCATCTTCATAAATTAAGATAATCGTCAGTGTAACCTTTTAACATTTAGGCTCTCAAAACCTGATTTAATAGTTGCAGAATATAATAAACTATAGAATCACGTGGCACAATAATGTTTAATGTATAGACAATATTAGAAAGAAATAGGCCTGGCGATAGTATCTCACATGTCCAAGCCAAAGAATTGTTCTTTGCCGTGAAAGAATGAATCACTGAAAGATGAATTGCACTTCATTTGTGTTTGGATACCAGATGATTGAGTGTAATGTTAACAAACTTTTATCCCAATTCATAAGAAGAAGTCCGTTCACTTTTTATCTCAAAGTGAGAGCTAACATCCGTTTATATTGGTGTCACCGTGTCACCTCGTATCCGCTTCAACGAAAGAATGCTTCTCCAAGATGGCAACGGTCTCTTCCTTTGCACTGCAAATAGCAGGTTAACAAAGACAAATTCAATACAAACTGTAATGCAACATATCAATATAAGTTCATATCTATAAAATATCAAATATGCATAGTAGTCAAAGAATTGGTTTATACACAACAAGTAACCTCAATTGATAGATATTTCTCTATCATATGGGTGACAAAACCTGTATTTTTGAGCCATTTTTCATTACTTAAAAAGTTCCAAACATAAATGATTACTGAATTTCCTATGCATTTTGCAAAGAGGACCCATTGGTGAAAGGAAGGGAAAGTAATTTCTAACTGGAGATGAATCTAGTACCATTCATTTTTTTAGATATCCATGATGAAATATTAGAACATAAAAGTCCCACCATTTTCATCCTATATTAGATAAAAGATGATTATATGACAGAAATAGTTGTTGGCATCAGCACCAGACATAACACTATCCAGGTCTAAATAATAGCATTAAAGAGTTAAAAGCTCAGGTACCTTCCAGGTCTTAGTATCTTGTATTTGTGTGGTGTAGTGAGGTCCACAACTGTTGAGCCCGCACGACCTGATGGAAGCAAGCCGCCATCGAAAACAAAAGCACAATGCTCCCAGAGTTTCTCAAAATCTTTGATGCAAACACTACTTGGCTGTCCACTCAAGTTTGCACTAGTAAGGGCCAGAGCAGTTCCTGAACCACGGGCAATGACTCTAATGAAATTGCTATCAGGCACTCTAACTCCTATACTATCAAATCCTGGGTTCAAAGATTGTTCAAGAATGCTCGACTCTCCTGTAAAATAGCAAAGCACACAATCAGACAATAAGGATCTTCAAAACAAAATCTTGGGTTCAAAAAGGCATTTTAGTCATAATCCCAATTTTAATACCTTCATCTTACAATTATGCCATTAGAATGCACCTGGGCTATTAAAATCAGTAGCATAATCCTTTTCTGGCTTAATCCAACCTTAAACGTGATTAAAATTGCATATTCGCACCTTAATACCAATTATGTGATTAAGCTCAGCCCATGTGATACGGGCTTGACTCACTACAAAAACAAATCCTGTTTCAAGAAACCCCTAAGTTTTTTTAGCAGTCTAGCCCCTTCTCTCCCCCAATGCACCGGCGACAATGCTCTTGACACTGTCGACAAGCTCGTCCACTGGCGGGGAATGAGGCTGGTAACTCAAGTGGCAGTGCTGGAACTGGGGCTGGTACCGAGGCTGTTTGGGTATGACATTCCTATGAACTATGAGTTATTATGAGTACAACTTTATTCAAGTGTTTCTAGTTATTTGAAGTGTCTATTtgatacacacacacacacacaggaATTTTGCTAAATCTTACAATTATGCGATTAATGATTAACACCCTCTCCCGATTAAAGGCATAGTTCCCAATTTTGACTACCTTACAAAGAAGATATGTTGACGAAATGGATTAAAGAAACAGGACAAAATTGTTGCTTTAAGCAAACTATTTCATAGATTATTCTACATACTTTCTGTAAATTTCATTTTGAATACacacaaaataaatatatgacagACAAACCTCGTTTCAGAACAACTGTAACAGGCCCTGGTAGGAGGGAATCAAGCAAACCATGAGGTAAATGGTCGGTGACAGCAAACCGGTTTATGTCGGATACATCACCAACACAAATAGCAAGAGGGCTCGTATGCTTTCTGCCTTTAATCTCATAAATCCTGTTAACTGCTTCCAATGAGCTGCCAATATGCCCCAATAGAAGGTACACCAAATTAACAAACATTCAGAATGCAATTGAATAAAGAAATTTCTACTCAGTCACAGAAATTCATTGAAATCACATTATCCTAGTGGTGCAGCTAAAATTCATTATTACTAAATCCTTATAGTATAGCTTCTTCATTCTGATAGTAAAAGCACAAACAATCACTTTTTCTCAAACATAACATGCAAAAAGCAAACATACCAAGCATCACAAGCAAATCCATAGAGTGTATCAGTGGGCACTGCAATAACCTTCCCAGCTTTCAAAGCTTCAACTGCCTCCGCCGCATAATCATCCCTTGCTGGATGAACCACCCCAGCCTTGAATTCAAGACCCAAGTCACCACTATCCATCCTCCAATCCACGTTTTTAGGTAAAACCCTTCTCAGCCCTTGACTCTGTGGCAAACGTGGAACAAGAGCCAACCTCCGAACCCCT from Lotus japonicus ecotype B-129 chromosome 2, LjGifu_v1.2 includes:
- the LOC130740413 gene encoding classical arabinogalactan protein 1; protein product: MANPNQNPAGFSAVLVLHLLLISLLVNITPSAADSPAPAPNSFAGLHLTPSPNPSPANSPAPAAPPRPDSPPAPSPESSDSPSPSPADANDGEVNHAGDVVAKSSGGGTSSGKKAGIAVGVIVGVGAIVVAAMVYKKRRQNVQRSQYGYAARRELL
- the LOC130740412 gene encoding uncharacterized protein LOC130740412, encoding MNLSSQGKLLLNASLFPNFSFFPGVRRLALVPRLPQSQGLRRVLPKNVDWRMDSGDLGLEFKAGVVHPARDDYAAEAVEALKAGKVIAVPTDTLYGFACDACSLEAVNRIYEIKGRKHTSPLAICVGDVSDINRFAVTDHLPHGLLDSLLPGPVTVVLKRGESSILEQSLNPGFDSIGVRVPDSNFIRVIARGSGTALALTSANLSGQPSSVCIKDFEKLWEHCAFVFDGGLLPSGRAGSTVVDLTTPHKYKILRPGSAKEETVAILEKHSFVEADTR